The Arachis ipaensis cultivar K30076 chromosome B03, Araip1.1, whole genome shotgun sequence region ACTTCTAATATCGATTTGTTGCTTGATTGGAGAAAATGAGGAATTATACGTCCGTTTAAGTCAAACACTACGTATAGAaacatttataaaaaatattttgacgtAATAATCTTTCTCTATGTTATTTTAGTTCTTTATATAGAGTGAAAGTCTGTTgtgatatttttgaattatgttGAGATCTTTGACGAATTTCTACATAGCGCTATGTAAGTTATTTTTACTGAATCATGGTTGTTATTTGACTTGGGGCTTACATGCCCGAACTTATCATTTCTGTTGTCGAGGTATGATGAGCGTATCATAGCCCCAAGCTTGATCGTTCTTTAAGGAAGCACGTCGAGTTTTTGTCGCTTGTATATACTCGGCAATGTCTTTATGATGAGATGTTGAAGCCTCCAACACTTACTTAAgtggactagtgagctaaccattAGACCAACTCAACTTGATTTTTTAACATCCTTGTTGTTTTAGGCTTTGGTGGTTTTCTCCTCATCGTGCCGAGGTTGTTGTTTGTCTATTATCTGAGCCTCGCGAAACTCTTCAATTTCCATTTGTCCAGCAGCTTTCTCCCGGAACTCGGCTAGCGTCTTTAGCTTTGTTACTGCTATGGTCTCTCGAAATTTACCATGACGAAGGCCGTTTTTGATTGCGTGCAAGTGTACATCCGGGTTAAGGTCTGGGATCTCTATGGTTGCCTTAGCAAAGCGTGTCATATGATCTTTGAGACTTTCGTGCTGTCCTTGCTTGATGGTGCTAAGATAGTCTGATCTATGTACGTATATTTTGGACGCGACGAAATGACTAGTAAAGGCCTCCGCCAAGTCCTCAAAGTTTGAAATAGACCCTGCAGGTAACTTAGAAAACCAATATAAAGCAATATCATctaaaaaaattggaaaagaacGACAAAAAATAGGGTTATAAGCACTATTAAAAAACATCATCGCCTGAAAAATTAGTAATGTGGATGTGAGGGTCTCTGAGTCCTTCGTATGACTTGAGAGCGGTCGGCAGTGTAAAGTTTTTCGACATTTAAAATTGCATAATATGTTCTGAAAAATGATTGGATATTGTCTTTTTTTTAGGGACTATCTCATCCGGACGAACTTCCACCATGGGTTCATCGTTTGGGTTTGTGCTCTTGGGGTCGCCCTTGTCCTTCTTCCCATTTTGTTGCTGGGTTAGTAAGTCAGTTACTTTTTGAAGCTCCGTTTGGAGTTCTGCATTTTGTGTCAGCAGTTCGAACTGCGTCGGTTATAGAATTCTATTGTCAACAATTTTTGGAGTTTTTGCTTCAGAAAAAGAAATTTAATATGGGGTTAGTATAACTCGACTCCATGGTGAGTACCAAATATTTCGGTTGTTGATGATCAGCCGAGCTCATATCGACTCCTAATATCGATGAGTTGCTTGATTGGAGGAGTTATACGTCGACTTAAGTTGAACACCACGTATAAAAATATTTGCAAAAAATATTCCAACACTCAAATTATAAGCGGGTTTTAATAGTTAATAATATGATAAGAGGTAGAAAAAATAAGTAAAGAATAGATAATCTTTTTGTATGTTATTTTGGTTCTTCGTATAAAGTGAGAATCTATTGTGATATTTTTGAATTACGCCGAGATCCTTAATGAACTCTGTGCATATCATTATGTAAGTTACTTTTATTGAATGATAGTTGTTATTTGATTTGGAATTTATGTGTCTGAACTGATCATTTTTATTGTCGAAAGATGATGTCCGTATCACAAAGTATTTTCAcattaaattgataattaaattattaaaaaatgtgaTTAAATTAGCACGTAACGAATTTAGACTAAAAATAGGATTGGttactttgaaaaaaaatatataaaaatttatatgcaaGTAATATTTACATAAAATTAATAATTGCCTGACTCAAGGTTAACCTGTAGAGTAATTGCCTGCTATTTGCTAGTAGGTTCCATTGTTTATCTGATGCAAGCCATTATGCATAAGGGTGAGCACGGATAGCGGGTACCTGATTATCCGTTGAACCCGAACcgaattaattaaattagttatagAATTAATGGGTAATCGGGTCTAACCCGAACTAAATCGATAATTTTTTTTAGTGATTGGTTCAGGTATTGATTTTGGGATGcagaacccgaaccaacccgcaaactcgatcatatattaattaaataaaaaaaataaaatatatatatgacttttttATTAGACAAAAAATtttcactattaatatgtttggattttaatgagtttattttttaatgtatttaatatttaacatgtttgaattatttctattgatgttacatgtttattatacttattaaatttttaagataaaaatttgattttttttatgaatttcaaagtcatcggatATCGAATTATCCAAatcgaaccaatccgttcttaatcggtttaGTTTGGTTCAAgtacatatacaaaaaaatataaacccaaaccaaaccaaaccaattacatTTTGATAAGTTAGATTCTAATTTTACTATAAATTCGAACCAAACCAACTCATGCTCACCCCTAATACTACACAAGCACAAGCAAATANNNNNNNNNNNNNNNNNNNNNNNNNNNNNNNNNNNNNNNNNNNNNNNNNNNNNNNNNNNNNNNNNNNNNNNNNNNNNNNNNNNNNNNNNNNNNNNNNNNNNNNNNNNNNNNNNNNNNNNNNNNNNNNNNNNNNNNNNNNNNNNNNNNNNNNNNNNNNNNNNNNNNNNNNNNNNNNNNNNNNNNNNNNNNNNNNNNNNNNNNNNNNNNNNNNNNNNNNNNNNNNNNNNNNNNNNNNNNNNNNNNNNNNNNNNNNNNNNNNNNNNNNNNNNNNNNNNNNNNNNNNNNNNNNNNNNNNNNNNNNNNNNNNNNNNNNNNNNNCATTCCAATAATGAAATGAATTAATTCTCGTCTTTCTAATTACATTAGCAGTCTTTGATCGCGAGTACAAACTAAAAACAGAGTGTAAATTTGTGTCAGGGAGCATATAGAAGAGGGCTAAATCTAAGGTGTGTGAAACTACAAAATACAAATAGAATGAGGAGGGCAGGAGAAGAAtaaaagaatccaagaaaaacggagacaaaattaaaacatgTATGTATCTAAGCTCTTGATGGACTTTCGTTAATGGTCTCCAGTGCGGGCCTCCAAGATCTCAGCTTCGAGTACGTTTCATCAGTCTCAGCACCAGCATCAGCAAGTGATCGCAATTTCTCGGGCTGTGGAGGACACATGCATACAAAAAAGTGGCTAAATATCGTATTAGCAAAATTGTTGAGGGTTGGCCTGGATCGGGATGCCTTGTAATTGAAGGAGCTCAACTCGTCGTGGGTGAGGACGGAGTATAGGAGGTCCATTGGCAGAAGGAAGTAGAATTTTCGGCCCTGAAGCTCTTGGTGGGCTAGCAGGCCTTGGATGCGGTGCCCTACTTTCAGGTAACCGGAATCACACACAAAGTGCCCTGGGTATTCAACCATCAGCTCTCCTGCTCTCATTGCTTTTCTGTACGCCTCCACCCTCCCATCATCCACCAATAGCACCTTAAACACCTCTTTCTTCTTCCGATTGCATGAACTACCCCTATTTCCCATTTCCATACATACATAGATACACCTTCTTACAATAGTCTCCTCTATTTATATTCTTGCAAGCTGCCTACCTGCCTGCCTGTCGCACACACATAAGACTAGCTACTTCATTCTCTTTTTCTTCCTCGGCCTCCTTAGTTTATTGGGTATCTTTAATTTATTGCCATATTTTTATGTTACTTTTCTCTATCTTTAATAATACTCATGTTTGTCGCATTGGAGCAGattgatatataaatatattcaaaactaaaaatttttccatCTGACAGCAGATATGAGGACAGAAAGTTGGTATGCGGCTTTAGGACTTTTAATAAGCTTTTTTTAATATAATCTTTTTGTGACTGTGCCTCTGCCCACCTGTGCAATTTAAGGATCAtcttcttttct contains the following coding sequences:
- the LOC107634758 gene encoding uncharacterized protein LOC107634758, whose translation is MEMGNRGSSCNRKKKEVFKVLLVDDGRVEAYRKAMRAGELMVEYPGHFVCDSGYLKVGHRIQGLLAHQELQGRKFYFLLPMDLLYSVLTHDELSSFNYKASRSRPTLNNFANTIFSHFFVCMCPPQPEKLRSLADAGAETDETYSKLRSWRPALETINESPSRA